The following are encoded together in the Candidatus Curtissbacteria bacterium genome:
- the ndk gene encoding nucleoside-diphosphate kinase — protein MQKTVVLLKPDALQRGLIGEIIQRFEKKGLKIVALKMISASEALIEEHYSHHKDKPFFADLKSFMMSSPLVGMILEGVDAVSVVRKMAGATNGRDADIGTIRADFSMSTSANIVHVSDSEESAKEEEARFFKDGEVFDWDRTIAPYIYASDEK, from the coding sequence ATGCAAAAAACTGTTGTACTTTTGAAACCGGACGCATTGCAGAGAGGCTTAATTGGCGAAATTATTCAAAGATTTGAGAAAAAGGGTCTTAAGATAGTCGCTCTTAAGATGATTTCTGCGTCTGAAGCCTTAATAGAAGAGCACTATTCACACCACAAAGATAAACCGTTTTTCGCGGACTTGAAGAGTTTTATGATGTCTTCGCCTTTAGTTGGAATGATTCTCGAAGGCGTTGACGCGGTTTCCGTCGTTAGGAAAATGGCCGGAGCAACAAATGGTAGGGACGCGGACATTGGAACGATCAGAGCTGATTTTTCGATGAGTACGAGCGCGAATATTGTCCATGTTTCTGACAGTGAAGAATCGGCAAAAGAGGAAGAAGCAAGGTTTTTTAAGGATGGGGAAGTTTTTGATTGGGATAGGACCATTGCTCCGTATATTTACGCTTCAGACGAAAAGTAA
- a CDS encoding insulinase family protein — translation MSNNHFEKITLKNGLRVVLAPLPAFRSVTAIILAGAGSRYETKQTNGISHFLEHMFFKGTNKRPTAADISHALDEIGADYNAFTGKEITAYHIKSASQHLPLLLDMLSDMLWNSKFDPEEIEKERGVIIEELNMYEDTPMRKVAEVYEEVMWGDQPLGWEIGGQKEVIRKMKKKNFLDYIEARYVPNNMVIAIAGDFNTKETKELLEKHFGHHKPHPVETFLPVSENQKKPKLKVAYKKTDQAHFVVGFRGLKMGHPDRYNAGVLGSILGGGMSSRLFVNVREKRGLAYYVRADHESYLDTGTLAASAGVDLKRIKDAISVILSEFNQIANVKVSDKELKKAKEYMKGRAVLSFEDSRTVAVSYGSDELLEGRIRTMDEYLKNIDAVAAEDVQRVAQFMVSNSNLNLAVIGPYKDPVGFEKILKV, via the coding sequence ATGAGTAACAATCATTTTGAAAAAATTACGCTAAAAAACGGGCTGCGAGTTGTTCTTGCGCCTTTGCCTGCTTTTAGGTCGGTAACCGCGATTATTCTTGCCGGGGCAGGAAGCAGATATGAGACTAAACAAACTAACGGAATTTCCCACTTTTTAGAGCACATGTTTTTTAAGGGGACGAACAAGCGGCCAACTGCTGCAGACATTTCGCACGCGCTCGATGAAATTGGTGCCGACTACAACGCGTTTACGGGCAAGGAAATTACCGCTTATCACATAAAGAGTGCTTCTCAACACTTGCCCCTGCTTTTAGACATGCTTTCTGACATGCTCTGGAACTCGAAGTTTGATCCTGAAGAAATCGAAAAGGAAAGAGGGGTAATTATTGAAGAGCTCAACATGTACGAGGACACCCCGATGAGGAAAGTCGCTGAAGTCTACGAAGAAGTAATGTGGGGAGATCAGCCCCTAGGTTGGGAAATAGGGGGCCAAAAAGAAGTTATTCGCAAGATGAAGAAGAAAAACTTTCTGGATTACATAGAAGCTAGGTACGTTCCAAACAACATGGTTATCGCGATCGCGGGCGACTTCAATACTAAAGAGACAAAAGAACTTCTGGAAAAGCACTTCGGGCATCACAAGCCGCACCCGGTTGAAACTTTCTTGCCGGTTTCGGAAAATCAAAAAAAACCGAAGCTTAAGGTTGCTTATAAAAAGACCGATCAAGCGCACTTTGTGGTTGGTTTTCGTGGTCTAAAAATGGGACATCCGGATAGATATAACGCGGGTGTTTTAGGCTCGATTCTTGGAGGAGGAATGTCTTCGAGGTTGTTTGTAAATGTTAGGGAAAAACGAGGCCTTGCTTACTACGTGCGAGCTGACCACGAGAGTTATCTTGACACAGGAACGTTGGCAGCTTCAGCTGGTGTGGACCTAAAGAGGATTAAAGACGCGATATCGGTCATACTTTCCGAATTCAATCAGATTGCAAACGTCAAGGTTTCTGATAAAGAGTTGAAAAAAGCTAAAGAGTATATGAAGGGTAGGGCGGTACTTTCATTTGAAGACTCAAGAACCGTTGCTGTTTCTTACGGCTCAGATGAACTTTTGGAAGGCAGAATCAGGACGATGGACGAGTATCTAAAGAATATTGACGCGGTTGCGGCGGAAGACGTGCAGAGAGTGGCGCAATTTATGGTCAGCAACTCGAACCTTAATTTGGCTGTGATTGGTCCTTATAAGGACCCAGTAGGCTTTGAGAAGATACTTAAAGTTTAG
- a CDS encoding CAP domain-containing protein → MIHRKISHHFLPHYFVEPGVVERDGGLTSHDQIHHRAHGVSLGALFVYLQILLFFTVGLFIVQIKAPQILGTANFSADEIIALTNLRRQENGVGALTYNPLLASAAAQKAVDMHANDYWAHNSPTGVTPWFFISGAGYKYVFAGENLARDFSSASSTVEAWMNSPSHRNNILDRNFKEIGVAVTNGKLGDKEGSLVVQMFGASVSQVAPTAPVAQERATPVPAASKTLPSVSPSPLPSPVAVANVRDSALAVGNSQATVLASRQFSIAKGVSLGLVGFIFALLVLEVVVTLQRAHVSLRSGILAHLMLLGFVLIVVWYAVGGAIL, encoded by the coding sequence ATGATTCACAGAAAGATTTCTCATCATTTCTTACCACATTACTTCGTTGAGCCGGGAGTTGTTGAGCGTGACGGCGGTTTGACCAGCCATGACCAAATTCATCACAGGGCACATGGTGTTTCTCTGGGCGCGCTTTTTGTATATTTGCAAATTCTGCTTTTTTTTACGGTAGGCCTTTTTATTGTGCAAATTAAGGCGCCTCAGATACTGGGTACGGCAAATTTTAGCGCCGACGAGATAATCGCTCTGACGAACCTGCGGCGACAGGAAAATGGTGTAGGCGCCCTGACATACAATCCGCTACTTGCTAGTGCCGCGGCTCAGAAGGCGGTTGATATGCACGCTAACGATTACTGGGCTCACAATTCACCGACTGGGGTAACTCCATGGTTTTTTATTAGCGGTGCGGGGTATAAATACGTCTTTGCGGGGGAAAACTTGGCTCGGGATTTTTCGAGCGCCAGCTCGACAGTCGAAGCGTGGATGAACTCACCTTCTCATAGAAATAATATACTCGACCGAAACTTCAAGGAAATCGGAGTCGCGGTAACAAACGGCAAGCTCGGAGACAAGGAAGGATCTTTGGTTGTGCAAATGTTTGGGGCGAGTGTATCGCAGGTTGCACCCACAGCGCCTGTTGCCCAGGAGAGGGCTACGCCTGTCCCTGCTGCTTCCAAGACTCTGCCGAGCGTGTCTCCTTCGCCACTACCTTCGCCTGTTGCGGTTGCCAATGTTCGTGATTCCGCGCTGGCTGTCGGGAACAGTCAGGCAACGGTTCTCGCGAGCCGTCAATTTTCAATTGCCAAAGGAGTCTCCTTGGGGTTAGTAGGTTTTATATTCGCGCTATTGGTTCTTGAGGTTGTTGTCACGCTTCAAAGAGCGCATGTGAGCTTAAGAAGCGGTATTTTAGCGCACCTAATGCTCTTAGGTTTTGTCTTGATTGTTGTTTGGTATGCTGTTGGTGGGGCGATACTGTAG